From the Solanum lycopersicum chromosome 10, SLM_r2.1 genome, one window contains:
- the LOC138338803 gene encoding uncharacterized protein: MSSRIREFSRMNPPVYFGSKSNEDPKEFMHEIYKILCAMGVNENDKAELVVYQLNDLAQVWYKSIAMAEMVQGTISKVIVLLLGTQMPKRTSLAPKRAVIAMTNIAAISLVNVVVCIEARTNALSRPNPTATTEPPKRNIFYALKGREEQEKCAELVTGTLHIFSFPVYALLDQGSTLSFVTPLEENAKAKKHVYPVLMELQNSVLSKMNVSFSLGEDGVL, translated from the exons ATGTCTAGTAGAATAAGAGAGTTCtctaggatgaatcctccagtATACTTCGGGTCAAAAAGCAATGAGGACCCCAAGGAGTTTATGCACGAGATCTACAAAATTCTCTGTGCCATGGGTGTTAATGAAAACGACAAGGCTGAGTTGGTTGTATACCAGCTCAATGATTTGGCTCAGGTATGGTACAAAAGTATTGCGATGGCTGAGATGGTCCAGGGCACCATCTCTAAGGTAATCGTACTACTTCTAGGCACTCAAATGCCAAAGCGGACAAGTCTGGCCCCAAAAAGGGCAGTGATAGCAATGACCAACATAGCAGCAATCAGCTTGGTAAATGTGGTCGTATGCATAGAG GCCAGGACAAATGCTCTGTCTCGACCTAATCCTACTGCTACAACCGAACCTCCCAAGAGGAACATATTCTATGCATTGAAAGGTAGAGAGGAGCAAGAGAAATGTGCTGAGTTGGTCACTGGTACATTACATATCTTCTCTTTTCCTgtgtatgcattgttagatcaaGGATCCACTTTgtcatttgttactcctttaGAAGAGA ATGCCAAAGCTAAGAAGCATGTCTATCCAGTACTCATGGAGTTGCAAAACTCAGTGTTAAGCAAGATGAATGTATCATTCTCCCTAGGGGAGGATGGTGTTCTTTGA